The following proteins come from a genomic window of Sphaerisporangium rubeum:
- a CDS encoding zinc-dependent alcohol dehydrogenase codes for MKANCWMGRNKVEVLDVPEPGILNPRDAVVRVTSTAICGSDLHLYDGYIPTMRKGDVLGHEFMGEVVEVGPGVANLRPGDRVVVPFPIACGACLACEHGMYSLCENSNPNAGLAEKMMGHSPAGIFGYSHMLGGYPGGQAQYARVPFADIGPIKIDDDLPDEKVLFLSDILPTGWMGAEMCDIKPGDVIAVWGAGPVGQFAAAAALQLGAEQVVSIDRFPYRLEIAGRAGALTLNYEEVDVLDALRDITAGRGPDACIDAVGMEAHYPVAAVQAYDRAKQAARLETDRPHALREAIMACRNGGIVSVIGVYGGFVDKFPMGSFMNRSLTMRTGQCHVQRYMKPLLDRIREGFDPSFVITHHMRLEDAPRAFEMFKNKEHYCNKVVLSPW; via the coding sequence ATGAAGGCCAACTGCTGGATGGGACGCAACAAGGTGGAGGTCCTGGACGTGCCGGAACCGGGGATCCTGAATCCCCGCGACGCCGTCGTCCGCGTCACCTCGACCGCGATCTGCGGCTCCGACCTGCACCTGTACGACGGCTACATCCCCACCATGCGGAAAGGGGACGTCCTCGGCCACGAGTTCATGGGGGAGGTGGTGGAGGTCGGCCCCGGGGTGGCGAACCTGCGGCCCGGCGACCGGGTGGTCGTGCCGTTCCCGATCGCCTGCGGCGCCTGCCTCGCCTGCGAGCACGGCATGTACTCGCTGTGCGAGAACTCCAACCCGAACGCGGGGCTCGCGGAGAAGATGATGGGCCACTCGCCGGCCGGCATCTTCGGGTATTCGCACATGCTCGGCGGCTACCCCGGCGGCCAGGCGCAGTACGCGCGCGTGCCGTTCGCCGACATCGGCCCGATCAAGATTGACGACGACCTGCCGGACGAGAAGGTGCTGTTCCTCTCCGACATCCTGCCGACCGGCTGGATGGGTGCCGAGATGTGCGACATCAAGCCCGGTGACGTGATCGCCGTCTGGGGTGCGGGCCCCGTCGGCCAGTTCGCCGCCGCCGCGGCGCTCCAGCTCGGCGCGGAACAGGTCGTCAGCATCGACCGCTTCCCGTACCGGCTGGAGATCGCCGGACGGGCCGGCGCGCTGACGCTCAACTACGAGGAGGTCGACGTCCTCGACGCGCTGCGCGACATCACCGCGGGCCGCGGCCCCGACGCCTGCATCGACGCCGTCGGCATGGAGGCCCACTACCCGGTGGCCGCCGTGCAGGCGTACGACCGCGCCAAGCAGGCGGCGCGCCTGGAGACCGACCGGCCGCACGCGCTGCGCGAGGCCATCATGGCGTGCCGCAACGGCGGCATCGTGTCCGTGATCGGCGTGTACGGCGGCTTCGTGGACAAGTTCCCGATGGGTTCGTTCATGAACCGCTCACTGACCATGCGGACCGGTCAGTGCCACGTGCAGCGGTACATGAAGCCGCTGCTCGACCGGATCCGCGAGGGCTTCGACCCGTCGTTCGTCATCACCCACCACATGCGACTGGAGGACGCGCCGCGCGCGTTCGAGATGTTCAAGAACAAGGAGCACTACTGCAACAAGGTCGTCCTGAGCCCCTGGTGA
- a CDS encoding SRPBCC family protein gives MSTTINRQAHRLAEALERGLHVVRFTPSGGLHAAITVNRPRHEVYRFWRDLENLPRFMAHVESVVTVPGGGSHWRVRGPANRIIEWDAEITRDREDELISWRSLGGAATRHRGSVRFTDAPGGRGTEVRVEMEYRTPGGRAGLVVARLFGEHPEQQVRDDLRRFKQVMETGEVARSAGSPEGPRAWRQFFQHKAQPAEHARRPAQHASR, from the coding sequence ATGAGCACAACGATCAATCGGCAGGCCCACCGGCTCGCCGAGGCGCTGGAACGAGGGCTGCACGTCGTGCGCTTCACGCCGTCGGGAGGGCTGCACGCGGCGATCACGGTCAACCGGCCGCGCCACGAGGTGTACCGGTTCTGGCGCGATCTGGAGAATCTGCCTCGGTTCATGGCGCACGTCGAGTCGGTGGTCACCGTTCCCGGCGGCGGCTCGCACTGGCGGGTACGAGGACCCGCGAACCGGATCATCGAATGGGACGCGGAGATCACCCGCGACCGTGAGGACGAGCTCATCTCGTGGCGGTCGCTCGGCGGCGCGGCCACGCGGCACCGAGGCTCGGTGCGCTTCACCGACGCGCCAGGCGGTCGCGGCACCGAGGTACGGGTCGAGATGGAGTACCGCACACCCGGCGGCAGAGCGGGCCTCGTGGTCGCGCGGCTGTTCGGCGAGCACCCCGAACAGCAGGTACGCGACGACCTGCGCCGCTTCAAGCAAGTCATGGAGACCGGCGAGGTGGCACGTTCGGCAGGCAGCCCGGAAGGCCCCCGCGCGTGGCGGCAGTTCTTCCAGCACAAGGCCCAGCCCGCCGAGCACGCGCGGCGGCCCGCTCAGCACGCGAGCCGCTGA
- a CDS encoding glycosyl hydrolase family 18 protein: MRQTTRLPATAVALLLALLGVLVTQTSAQAANLLANPGFETGSLAPWSCTGGLGSVVTSPVRSGGRALAGAASASDNARCSQTVSVRPSTAYTLTAWVRGNYVYLGVDGGASTWTSSAAYTQLTVSFTTASSQTSAQIYLHGWYGQGTYYADDVTFDGPGTPPATPTPTPTLTRTPTPTPTPTVTPTPTPTPSVTPTGGTCALKPRPSGKVLQGYWENWDGAANGVHPPLGWIPITDARIKAHGYNVINAAFPVIRPDGTVLWEDGMDAGVRVATPAEMCQAKAAGATILLSIGGATAGIDLSSSAVADRFVATVVPILRRYNFDGIDIDIETGLTGSGDINRLSTSQANLIRIIDGVLAQMPSGFGLTMAPETAYVTGGGVVYGSIWGSYLPIIKKYADNGRLWWLNMQYYNGSMYGCAGDSYSAGTVQGFTAQTTCLNNGLVVQGTTIRVPYDKQVPGLPAQSGAGGGYMTPSLVSQSWNAFGGQLKGLMTWSINWDGSRNWTFGDNVKALQSR, translated from the coding sequence ATGAGACAAACCACCCGCCTGCCGGCGACGGCCGTCGCGCTGCTCCTCGCGCTCCTCGGGGTCCTCGTCACGCAGACCTCCGCGCAGGCCGCCAACCTTCTCGCCAACCCGGGCTTCGAGACGGGGTCACTCGCACCGTGGTCCTGCACCGGCGGCCTCGGCTCCGTGGTCACCTCCCCGGTCCGGTCCGGCGGCCGTGCGCTCGCCGGCGCGGCGAGCGCGTCCGACAACGCCAGATGCTCGCAGACGGTGAGCGTGCGGCCGAGCACCGCCTACACGCTGACCGCCTGGGTGCGGGGGAACTACGTGTACCTCGGCGTGGACGGCGGCGCGTCCACCTGGACGTCCTCGGCGGCGTACACGCAGCTCACCGTCTCGTTCACCACGGCGTCGAGCCAGACGAGCGCGCAGATCTACCTGCACGGCTGGTACGGCCAGGGCACGTACTACGCCGACGACGTCACCTTCGACGGCCCCGGCACACCTCCGGCCACCCCCACCCCGACTCCGACCCTCACCAGGACCCCCACCCCCACACCGACGCCGACGGTCACGCCGACACCGACGCCGACGCCGAGCGTGACGCCGACCGGTGGCACCTGCGCGCTCAAGCCGAGGCCGAGCGGGAAGGTCCTGCAGGGGTACTGGGAGAACTGGGACGGCGCGGCCAACGGCGTGCACCCGCCGCTCGGCTGGATCCCGATCACCGACGCGCGCATCAAGGCGCACGGCTACAACGTCATCAACGCCGCGTTCCCCGTCATCCGCCCCGACGGCACGGTGCTGTGGGAGGACGGCATGGACGCCGGTGTGCGGGTCGCCACCCCGGCCGAGATGTGCCAGGCCAAGGCCGCGGGGGCCACGATCCTGCTGTCCATCGGCGGGGCCACCGCCGGCATCGACCTCAGTTCGAGCGCCGTCGCCGACCGCTTCGTCGCGACCGTCGTGCCGATCCTGAGGCGGTACAACTTCGACGGCATCGACATCGACATCGAGACCGGCCTCACCGGCAGCGGCGACATCAACCGGCTGTCCACCTCGCAGGCCAACCTCATCCGCATCATCGACGGCGTGCTCGCGCAGATGCCGTCCGGCTTCGGCCTCACCATGGCCCCCGAGACGGCGTACGTCACCGGCGGCGGCGTCGTCTACGGCTCCATCTGGGGTTCCTACCTGCCGATCATCAAGAAGTACGCCGACAACGGCCGCCTGTGGTGGCTGAACATGCAGTACTACAACGGCAGCATGTACGGCTGTGCCGGCGACTCCTACTCCGCAGGCACCGTGCAGGGCTTCACCGCGCAGACCACCTGCCTCAACAACGGCCTGGTCGTCCAGGGCACGACGATCAGGGTGCCGTACGACAAGCAGGTGCCGGGCCTGCCGGCGCAGAGCGGCGCGGGTGGCGGCTACATGACACCCTCGCTGGTGTCGCAGAGCTGGAACGCCTTCGGCGGTCAGCTCAAGGGCCTGATGACCTGGTCGATCAACTGGGACGGATCACGGAACTGGACCTTCGGCGACAACGTCAAGGCACTCCAGAGCCGCTGA